The Amycolatopsis sp. NBC_01480 genome segment GATCGTCGACGAGGTCAGTGCACTGGAGCGCGCACACGCCCTGCTCGACGTCCGGACCCAGGCGCTGGAGCGATCCAACTCCGACCTGGAGCAGTTCGCGTACGTCGCCTCACACGACTTGCAGGAGCCGCTGCGCAAGGTGGCGAGCTTCTGCCAACTGCTGGAACGCCGGTACAAAAGGCAGCTGGACGAGCGTGGCGAGCAGTACATCGCCTTCGCCGTCGACGGCGCGAAGCGGATGCAGAGCCTGATCAACGACCTGCTCTCGTTCTCCCGCGTCGGCCGGCGCACCGGCGAGCCGGTGGTCCTCGACTCGGGCCGGCTGCTCGACCAGGCGCTCGCCAACCTCGCGGCGGTGCTCGAGGAGGCCGGCGCCCGGGTCGAGCGCGGCGAGCTGCCCGAGGTGCGCGGCGAGGAGTCGCTCCTCACCGCGGTGCTGCAGAACCTGGTGAACAACGCGCTGAAGTTCCACGACGACGAGCCGCCCGTGGTCCGCGTCGAAGCCGAGCGCGACGGTGCCGTGTGGCTGTTTTCCGTCACTGACAACGGAATCGGCATCGAAGAGCAGTACGCCGACCGCATCTTCGTGATCTTCCAGCGGCTGCACAGCAAGACCGCCTACGCCGGGACCGGCATCGGGCTGGCCATGTGCCGCAGGATCGTCGAGCACCACGGCGGGCGGATCTGGCTGGACACCGCGTACACCGGGGGCAGCCGCTTCCGCTTCACCCTGCCCGTGGTGGCCCAGAAGTCCACAGTGGACTCATTGCCCGGGAGCCGGAAAGAGGACGCATGACCGAGAGCTTCGGCCCGATCGACATCCTGCTCGTCGAGGACGATCCCGGCGACGTGCTGATGACGCGGGAGGCGTTCGAGCACCACAAGATCCGCAACCCGCTGTACGTGGTGTCCGACGGCGTCGAGGCGCTGCAGTTCCTGCGCCAGGAGGACCCGTACGCCGACGCGCCGCGGCCCGGGCTGGTCCTGCTGGACCTGAACCTGCCCCGCAAGGACGGGCGCGAGGTGCTGGCCGAGGTCAAGGCCGCGCCCGAGCTGCGCTGCATCCCGGTGGTGGTGCTGACCACCTCCGAGGCCGAGGAGGACATCCTGCGCAGCTACGACCTGCACGCCAACGCGTACGTGACCAAGCCGGTGGACTTCGACCGGTTTGTCGAGGTCGTCCGCCAGATCGACGATTTCTGGGTCACCGTCGTCAAGTTGCCCCGCTGAGCCGGTGGCGTGCGCGCGGTTGTTGCTGCACGATTGACATTCGTGATGTCTTCCCGGGATATTCCCGCCGCCCGCCCGGACAGCGGCGAGCTCCAGGTCACCGTGCGCTGGCGCGGTGACGCGGCGGTGGTGGCCGTGGCGGGTGAGATCGACCTGGTCACCGCGCCGGAATTCGACGAGGTCGTGGCCGGCGTCGTGGACCAGGGCCCGGCGGTGCTGGTGGTCGACCTGTGCGCGGTCTCGTTCCTCAGCTCGGCCGGCCTGCAGGTGCTCGCGGGCGCCCACCGGCGGCTCGGCGAGCGCGGCCTGCGGGCGGTCACCACCTCGACCGTCACGTCGAGGCCGTTCACCAGCACCGGCCTGGACACCTGGATCGGGCTGTTCGGCTCGGTCGACGAGGCGCTGGCCGCCACCCCGGGAACGGGGGAGTGAGCGTGCCGGTGACCGACGACGGCGCCTTGCCGGTCGCGCCCTTGCGCTGCGACGGCGTGCCGGCCGAGCCCCGCGCCCTGCGCACTCTGCGCCACCGGCTCACGGCGTGGGCGCTGGCGGCCGGCATCGAGCCGGACCTGGCCCAGGACATCGCGCTGGCCGGATACGAGGCGCTGGCGAACGTCGCGGACCACGCGTACCAGAACAACCACGGCGGCCTGGTGGACCTGGAGGCCTCGCTGGACGGCGGCCGCGTCGAGGTCGTGATCACCGACCACGGCCAGTGGCGCCCGCCGGTGGCCGACTCGGCCCGGGTGTCCTTGCGCGGGCGCGGGTTGATGCTGCTGCGCGCGAGCGCGGACGCCGCGGAGATCACCCCCGGCGCGGACGGCACTGTGGTGACCCTGGGCTGGAACCTGCCGG includes the following:
- a CDS encoding sensor histidine kinase, producing the protein MNGGAESSWPIRRWVTLIAMTEAVLLLAALAGGGVALTNLNGARTRLLDETGPQLLQANALAQSLLNQETGIRGYLLTGQRDFLQPYIDGRQAQTDAAEAMRGLGATPGTETGNDLEGVLRAAKAWQDVAAAPGLVGSDRPSPSQADRGKTLFDQVRASLATLNAHLSAARDTGRDALNGASQVLTVALAVITVLVVLLFVLLYLWLRRTITRPITRLAEEVRVVSDDDLHHPVLGSGPRELVKLGADVEAMRQRIVDEVSALERAHALLDVRTQALERSNSDLEQFAYVASHDLQEPLRKVASFCQLLERRYKRQLDERGEQYIAFAVDGAKRMQSLINDLLSFSRVGRRTGEPVVLDSGRLLDQALANLAAVLEEAGARVERGELPEVRGEESLLTAVLQNLVNNALKFHDDEPPVVRVEAERDGAVWLFSVTDNGIGIEEQYADRIFVIFQRLHSKTAYAGTGIGLAMCRRIVEHHGGRIWLDTAYTGGSRFRFTLPVVAQKSTVDSLPGSRKEDA
- a CDS encoding response regulator, whose product is MTESFGPIDILLVEDDPGDVLMTREAFEHHKIRNPLYVVSDGVEALQFLRQEDPYADAPRPGLVLLDLNLPRKDGREVLAEVKAAPELRCIPVVVLTTSEAEEDILRSYDLHANAYVTKPVDFDRFVEVVRQIDDFWVTVVKLPR
- a CDS encoding STAS domain-containing protein, with translation MSSRDIPAARPDSGELQVTVRWRGDAAVVAVAGEIDLVTAPEFDEVVAGVVDQGPAVLVVDLCAVSFLSSAGLQVLAGAHRRLGERGLRAVTTSTVTSRPFTSTGLDTWIGLFGSVDEALAATPGTGE
- a CDS encoding ATP-binding protein — protein: MPVTDDGALPVAPLRCDGVPAEPRALRTLRHRLTAWALAAGIEPDLAQDIALAGYEALANVADHAYQNNHGGLVDLEASLDGGRVEVVITDHGQWRPPVADSARVSLRGRGLMLLRASADAAEITPGADGTVVTLGWNLPVPSSH